A stretch of the Chlorobiota bacterium genome encodes the following:
- a CDS encoding response regulator, giving the protein MTKILVVDDETDLEILIKHKFRQQIRDQKYVFIFSINGKDALLKLKENSDINIILSDINMPEMDGLTLLSKINDSYPLIKTIMVSAYGDMENIRTSMNRGAFDFVVKPVNFEDLDLTIEKTITQIEQMKSTIQAIKENNILKMYVDESVINFMGSHEFEASMLVNETVEATIAFIDICRFTSISEKETPDIVVNLLNTYFDIMVKEIILQNGLIDKFIGDCVMAVFKGSYHLDRAIEACLSIRKKIDELPDFIGKNVYKPKVSIGINSGEVVSGNIGSLTLKRLDYTVIGDTVNVAARLQSLSGVNQILITGDCYEVVKDSFVCKKTDELILRNREVHVISYEVLS; this is encoded by the coding sequence ATGACAAAAATATTAGTTGTTGATGATGAAACTGATTTAGAAATTCTGATTAAACACAAATTTCGTCAACAAATTCGAGATCAAAAATATGTATTTATTTTTTCAATAAATGGTAAAGATGCTTTATTGAAATTAAAAGAAAACTCAGATATTAATATTATTTTGAGTGATATTAATATGCCCGAAATGGATGGATTGACACTGCTATCAAAGATCAATGATTCATATCCATTAATAAAAACTATTATGGTTTCTGCCTATGGAGATATGGAAAATATTAGAACATCTATGAACAGGGGAGCATTTGATTTTGTAGTTAAACCAGTAAACTTTGAAGATTTGGATCTTACAATTGAAAAAACTATAACACAAATAGAGCAGATGAAATCTACTATACAGGCAATCAAAGAAAATAATATTCTGAAAATGTATGTAGATGAAAGTGTTATAAATTTTATGGGTAGCCATGAATTTGAAGCATCGATGTTAGTAAATGAAACTGTTGAGGCAACTATTGCATTTATAGATATTTGTAGATTTACTTCAATAAGTGAAAAAGAAACTCCAGATATTGTTGTTAACTTACTTAATACTTATTTCGATATAATGGTTAAGGAGATTATTTTACAAAATGGTTTGATTGACAAATTTATTGGAGATTGTGTAATGGCAGTGTTTAAAGGATCTTACCATTTAGATAGAGCCATTGAGGCTTGCTTATCTATCCGAAAAAAAATTGATGAACTTCCAGATTTCATTGGAAAAAATGTATATAAACCAAAAGTTTCAATTGGAATAAATAGTGGCGAAGTAGTTTCTGGGAACATTGGTTCTTTAACTTTAAAAAGACTAGATTATACTGTTATTGGAGATACTGTAAACGTAGCAGCAAGGTTGCAATCTCTTTCTGGTGTGAATCAAATTTTAATAACTGGTGATTGTTATGAAGTTGTAAAAGATTCTTTTGTTTGTAAAAAAACAGATGAATTGATTTTAAGAAATAGAGAAGTGCATGTTATTAGTTATGAAGTTTTAAGTTAA
- a CDS encoding T9SS type A sorting domain-containing protein, with protein sequence MKKLIYAFVAFIFTINFSKSQLLKVDTISFKGDVNKYINFVIMGDGYTLTEQDKFVSDARKLTDYLFTQSPWLNYKNYFNVFAIRVVSAQSGTKHPNTANDCSTDPVPVSNPNTYFGCSFDAYGIHRLVVAEKASNIANVLLNNFPNYDQAFIIANSIYYGGSGGDFATSTIQSNSNEISAHELGHSFAKLIDEYYAGDVYSQEGINMTKQTDPSLVKWKNWMGVDEIGIYQHCCGGQSNLWYRPHNDCKMRYLNRPYCNVCREGLIEKIHSLTNPIVSYSPTTLEVNSNNKILLFRLKEIMYPVPNTLNIKWELDGINILNNVDSVNIDPNNLSNSKHLLTATVTDTSDMIRINNHSTKHFNLVTWTIDKTSNTGVKLISEDNKLSFSLYPNPSSKILNINISTEKKLNASFKIVSIDGKVIQEISNEIIIDGNYTKDIIIGNLTSGTYILVANLNGVNYSHLFVKE encoded by the coding sequence ATGAAAAAATTAATTTATGCTTTTGTTGCTTTTATTTTCACAATTAATTTTAGTAAATCACAATTATTAAAAGTTGATACTATAAGTTTTAAAGGAGATGTAAATAAGTATATTAACTTTGTTATTATGGGGGATGGTTATACTTTAACTGAACAAGATAAATTTGTGTCAGACGCAAGGAAATTAACAGATTATTTATTTACTCAATCGCCTTGGTTGAATTACAAAAACTATTTCAACGTTTTTGCTATCAGGGTTGTATCTGCTCAATCAGGAACTAAACATCCAAATACAGCTAATGATTGCAGCACTGATCCAGTACCTGTTTCAAATCCTAATACTTACTTCGGTTGTTCTTTTGATGCATATGGTATTCATAGATTAGTTGTTGCCGAAAAAGCATCAAACATTGCAAATGTGCTTTTAAATAATTTTCCAAATTATGATCAAGCTTTTATAATTGCTAACTCAATTTATTATGGTGGAAGTGGAGGCGATTTTGCAACTTCAACAATTCAATCAAATAGCAATGAAATAAGTGCTCACGAACTAGGGCATTCATTTGCAAAGTTAATAGATGAATATTATGCTGGAGATGTATATTCTCAAGAAGGAATTAACATGACCAAACAAACTGACCCTTCACTTGTAAAATGGAAAAACTGGATGGGTGTTGATGAAATTGGTATTTATCAACATTGCTGTGGAGGGCAATCAAATTTATGGTACAGACCACATAATGACTGCAAGATGAGATATTTAAACAGACCATATTGTAATGTTTGCAGAGAAGGTTTGATTGAAAAAATACATTCATTAACTAATCCAATTGTTAGTTATTCACCAACAACTCTTGAAGTAAATTCTAATAATAAAATTTTATTATTTAGATTAAAAGAAATTATGTACCCAGTCCCAAATACTTTAAATATAAAATGGGAATTAGATGGAATTAACATTTTAAATAATGTGGATTCTGTAAATATAGATCCAAATAATTTATCTAATTCCAAACATTTACTCACCGCAACTGTTACAGATACTTCAGATATGATTAGAATAAATAATCATTCAACAAAACATTTTAACCTAGTAACCTGGACAATTGATAAAACCTCAAATACAGGAGTTAAGTTGATTAGTGAAGATAATAAGTTATCGTTTTCATTATATCCAAACCCGTCTAGCAAAATTTTAAACATTAATATTTCAACTGAAAAAAAATTAAATGCTTCATTTAAAATAGTTTCAATTGATGGTAAAGTAATTCAAGAAATCTCTAATGAAATTATTATTGATGGGAATTATACTAAAGATATAATAATTGGGAATCTAACTTCTGGAACTTACATTTTAGTAGCAAATTTAAATGGAGTTAATTATTCACATTTATTTGTAAAAGAATAA
- a CDS encoding SOS response-associated peptidase — MCGRFSLAIDIEEFLESLGFGVIPQLKHPREYNIAPSQPVLALIADPMPRIDILQWGFIPTWAKPDLDIKPVINARGETISEKPFFRGAFKSARCAVIADGYYEWQKNANEKIPYRITMKDGEPFAIASLWSSPKMIDGSSAHTCALVTTDSNNYLQQIHNRMPVILSPEDINVWLDPKATERELKTIIKCYPDELMNAYQVSNLVNSPANNLANCIIPV; from the coding sequence ATGTGTGGCAGATTTTCATTAGCAATTGATATTGAAGAATTTCTTGAGTCTTTAGGTTTTGGAGTAATACCTCAACTTAAACATCCAAGAGAATATAACATTGCACCAAGCCAACCTGTGTTAGCTTTAATAGCTGATCCTATGCCTCGAATAGATATTCTACAATGGGGATTTATTCCCACATGGGCAAAGCCTGATTTAGATATAAAGCCTGTTATAAATGCAAGAGGGGAGACTATAAGTGAAAAGCCTTTTTTTCGTGGTGCTTTTAAAAGTGCTCGTTGTGCGGTTATAGCTGATGGATATTATGAATGGCAAAAAAATGCAAACGAGAAAATTCCTTATAGAATAACTATGAAAGATGGTGAACCGTTTGCAATAGCTTCTCTGTGGTCATCACCCAAAATGATTGATGGTAGCTCCGCCCATACATGTGCCTTAGTAACAACAGATTCAAATAATTACTTACAACAAATTCATAATAGAATGCCCGTTATTTTATCACCTGAAGATATTAATGTTTGGCTAGATCCAAAGGCAACTGAACGTGAATTAAAAACAATAATCAAATGTTATCCAGATGAACTTATGAATGCATATCAAGTATCTAATCTTGTTAACTCACCAGCAAACAATTTGGCAAATTGTATAATACCAGTTTAA
- a CDS encoding two-component sensor histidine kinase, whose product MASLGELTAGIAHEIQNPLNFVNNFSEVNSELISEMIEEISNENYVEVISLANDIKLNEEKITHHGKRADAIVKGMLLHSRSSNSIKELTDINALVDEYVRLCYHGLRAKDKSFNSKLITEFDKSIGKLNIVPQDIGRVILNILTNAFYAVNEKKLSSVVDYEPTVYVSTKNIGSNIEIRIKDNGNGIEQNIIDKIFQPFFTTKPTGQGTGLGLSLSYDIIKKSHGGELKVDTKIGEYSEFIIKL is encoded by the coding sequence ATGGCTTCACTTGGTGAGCTAACTGCTGGAATAGCTCACGAAATTCAGAATCCATTAAACTTTGTGAATAATTTTTCTGAAGTTAATTCTGAACTTATCTCTGAAATGATTGAGGAAATTAGCAATGAAAATTATGTTGAAGTAATTTCATTAGCAAATGATATTAAGTTAAATGAAGAAAAAATTACTCATCACGGAAAAAGAGCAGATGCAATTGTAAAGGGTATGCTCCTACACAGCAGAAGTAGTAATTCAATAAAAGAACTTACGGATATTAATGCATTAGTTGATGAATATGTTAGGCTTTGTTATCATGGTTTAAGAGCTAAAGACAAATCTTTCAATTCTAAATTGATTACTGAATTTGATAAAAGTATAGGTAAGTTGAATATAGTACCTCAAGATATTGGAAGAGTTATTTTGAATATCCTTACTAACGCATTTTATGCTGTCAATGAAAAAAAATTATCTTCAGTTGTTGATTACGAACCTACAGTTTATGTTAGTACAAAAAATATAGGGTCGAATATTGAGATTAGAATTAAAGATAATGGGAATGGAATTGAACAAAATATTATTGATAAAATTTTTCAACCATTTTTCACAACAAAACCTACTGGTCAAGGTACAGGTCTTGGTTTATCATTAAGTTATGATATAATAAAAAAGAGCCATGGTGGTGAATTAAAAGTTGATACAAAAATTGGTGAGTATTCTGAGTTTATAATTAAACTGTAA
- a CDS encoding serine hydrolase, protein MKYIFRYLLTLFTAITFFVNVYNVKSQGLYFPPVNPNANWDTISPSTLGWCVNEIIPLYNFLEQENTKGFIVLIDGKIVIEKYFGTFTKDSVWYWASAGKTLTSFLIGQAQESGYLSINDVSSKFLGKHWTTCTDEQENKITIRNQLTMTTGLNDGVSDNHCLVDSCLNYIADAGTRWAYHNAPYTLLEKVLTNATGQNINLFTANKLKNLTGISGSWFTIDYDNVFFSKARSMARFGLLIQNKGIWNNDTLLKDKDYFNQMVNPSQTLNNSYGYLWWLNGKNNYMLPTSQIIFPGSLAPFAPQDMIAALGKNGQILSISPSKRILFVRIGNQSDNAEVTTILCNKIWQKLNAVICSSNSIEEFENNSELYILQNSSRSYIKIESPNNNLIDILDISGKLIVSTYVLKGTNSIDISKFQSGVYFLKFRNNEGFKVLKFVK, encoded by the coding sequence ATGAAATATATTTTTAGATATTTATTAACTCTTTTTACTGCAATAACATTTTTTGTAAATGTTTACAATGTAAAATCGCAAGGATTATATTTTCCACCTGTTAACCCAAATGCTAACTGGGATACAATTTCTCCATCAACCTTAGGTTGGTGTGTAAATGAAATCATACCTTTATATAATTTTTTAGAACAAGAAAATACAAAAGGATTTATCGTTTTAATTGATGGTAAAATTGTTATCGAAAAATATTTTGGCACTTTTACAAAGGATAGTGTTTGGTATTGGGCATCAGCGGGTAAAACATTAACTTCTTTTCTAATAGGTCAAGCTCAAGAATCAGGTTACTTATCTATCAATGACGTTTCATCAAAATTTCTTGGTAAACATTGGACAACTTGTACTGATGAGCAAGAGAATAAAATTACAATAAGAAATCAGTTAACAATGACTACTGGTTTGAATGATGGTGTTTCTGATAACCATTGTTTAGTGGACTCTTGTTTGAATTACATTGCAGATGCTGGTACAAGATGGGCATATCACAATGCTCCTTATACTTTGCTAGAAAAAGTATTAACAAATGCAACAGGACAAAATATAAATTTATTCACTGCAAATAAGTTAAAAAATTTAACTGGAATTTCAGGAAGTTGGTTTACAATTGATTATGATAATGTATTTTTTAGTAAAGCAAGAAGTATGGCAAGATTCGGTTTGCTAATTCAAAACAAAGGTATTTGGAATAATGATACACTTTTAAAAGATAAAGATTACTTTAATCAAATGGTGAATCCTTCTCAAACTTTAAATAACTCTTATGGATATTTGTGGTGGTTAAATGGAAAAAATAATTATATGCTTCCAACATCTCAGATTATATTTCCAGGTTCTTTAGCTCCTTTTGCACCGCAAGATATGATTGCTGCACTCGGTAAGAATGGGCAGATTTTAAGTATCTCTCCAAGTAAAAGAATCTTATTTGTTAGAATTGGTAATCAATCAGATAATGCTGAAGTCACAACGATTTTATGCAATAAAATTTGGCAAAAATTAAACGCTGTTATTTGTTCATCTAATTCGATTGAAGAATTTGAGAATAATTCTGAACTTTATATTCTTCAAAATTCTAGTAGATCTTATATTAAAATTGAATCACCAAATAATAATTTAATTGATATTTTGGACATCTCAGGTAAGTTAATTGTAAGTACCTATGTTTTAAAAGGTACAAATTCAATTGATATTTCTAAGTTTCAATCAGGAGTTTATTTTTTGAAATTTAGAAATAATGAAGGATTTAAAGTGTTGAAATTTGTAAAATAA
- a CDS encoding lipocalin family protein — MLFCINSCSETQYMETVPYVDLNKFIGKWYEIASYPQSFQKGCHCTTAEYTLSKDDYIIVENRCNKDSINGELSYIKGKAFIEENSGNSKLKVQFFWPFRGKYWIIELAEDYSYVVVSNPNKKYLWILSRTPKMDEQIYQGILDKLKLKQFDLSILKMTPQF, encoded by the coding sequence ATGTTATTTTGTATCAATTCTTGTTCTGAAACACAATATATGGAGACAGTTCCCTATGTTGATTTGAATAAATTTATTGGTAAATGGTATGAGATAGCATCTTATCCTCAGAGCTTTCAAAAGGGTTGCCACTGTACAACTGCAGAATATACATTAAGCAAAGATGATTATATAATAGTTGAAAATAGGTGCAACAAAGATAGTATTAATGGTGAATTATCTTATATAAAAGGGAAAGCATTTATTGAGGAAAATTCTGGAAACTCAAAATTAAAAGTACAATTTTTCTGGCCTTTTCGAGGTAAATACTGGATAATTGAATTAGCTGAAGATTACAGTTATGTTGTTGTAAGCAACCCAAATAAAAAGTATTTGTGGATACTTTCAAGAACACCAAAAATGGATGAACAGATTTATCAAGGAATACTTGATAAATTAAAATTGAAACAATTTGATTTATCAATTCTAAAAATGACACCCCAATTTTAA
- a CDS encoding Gfo/Idh/MocA family oxidoreductase, with the protein MNNKIKVGVIGSGHLGKIHTKLWKQVNDAELTGVYDINTETAQNLADEHGIINYKSIEDIISFNDAIDIVTPTSTHFEIAVQSIKNNKHCFIEKPVTANSLEAEELYILEKNSKVIIQIGHVERYNPAFTGAVKYNPAPMFIESHRLSQFSPRATDVSVILDLMIHDIDLVVNLVKSPLKEIRASGVSVLSNEIDIANARLEFENNCVANLTSSRISNTPLRKMRLFAQDSYISMDFIQPSIEVFRMTNGFDLDKTNIITSIAGANGTKNIFYEKPEIDKVNAILMELNSFINSIKNNTPSEVTLNEGKYNLFVAESILSKIAETNLNK; encoded by the coding sequence TTGAATAATAAAATTAAAGTTGGAGTAATTGGTTCTGGTCATTTAGGTAAAATTCATACTAAACTTTGGAAACAAGTAAATGATGCTGAGTTGACTGGCGTTTATGATATTAATACTGAGACCGCACAAAATCTTGCTGACGAGCATGGTATTATAAATTACAAGTCAATTGAAGATATTATATCCTTTAATGACGCAATTGACATTGTAACTCCAACTTCTACTCATTTTGAAATAGCAGTTCAATCAATAAAAAACAATAAACATTGCTTTATAGAAAAACCAGTTACTGCAAATTCATTAGAGGCAGAAGAACTTTATATTTTAGAGAAAAACTCTAAGGTTATAATTCAAATTGGTCATGTTGAAAGGTATAACCCTGCTTTTACTGGAGCAGTAAAATATAATCCAGCACCAATGTTTATTGAATCTCATAGGCTCTCACAGTTTTCACCTCGAGCAACAGATGTATCTGTAATTCTTGATTTAATGATTCATGATATTGATTTGGTTGTTAACTTGGTTAAATCACCTTTAAAAGAGATTAGAGCTAGTGGTGTGTCAGTTTTAAGTAATGAAATAGATATAGCAAATGCAAGATTAGAATTTGAGAATAATTGTGTAGCAAATTTAACTTCAAGTAGAATTTCAAACACACCTTTAAGGAAAATGAGGTTGTTTGCACAAGACAGTTATATTTCTATGGATTTCATTCAGCCATCAATTGAAGTTTTTAGAATGACAAATGGATTCGATTTGGATAAAACAAATATTATTACATCAATTGCTGGAGCTAATGGAACTAAGAATATTTTTTATGAGAAACCTGAAATTGATAAAGTCAATGCAATTCTAATGGAGTTAAATTCTTTTATCAATTCTATTAAAAATAATACTCCATCCGAAGTAACATTAAATGAAGGTAAATATAATTTATTTGTTG
- a CDS encoding response regulator — MKILVIDDEVDIQYLFEQKFRKEIRNNEVEFVFAFTAEDAVKYMDIHNHEVILILTDINMPGMSGLELLKYFKKHYIDPSPKVILITAYSDDENYNLAMKHGAEDFLTKPIDFNHLKKKLKTIFI; from the coding sequence ATGAAGATATTAGTTATTGATGATGAAGTTGATATTCAATATCTCTTTGAACAAAAATTCAGAAAAGAGATTCGTAATAATGAAGTTGAATTTGTATTTGCATTTACTGCTGAAGATGCTGTAAAATATATGGATATTCACAATCATGAAGTGATATTGATTTTAACAGATATTAATATGCCAGGAATGAGTGGTTTGGAACTTTTGAAGTACTTTAAGAAACATTACATAGATCCTTCACCAAAAGTAATTTTAATAACTGCTTATAGTGATGATGAAAATTATAATTTGGCAATGAAACATGGGGCAGAAGATTTTCTGACAAAGCCTATTGATTTTAATCATTTAAAAAAGAAATTAAAAACAATTTTTATATGA
- a CDS encoding imidazolonepropionase translates to MKNISTLVTVESPLMRRSGNQMQDIGVIKNADVVINNDIIEFAGTSELNTNSDYDVIIDCSNKTVVPGFVDSHTHIVFSGERSGELVKRLKGVTYMQIAEEGGGIKSTMMSVRKTSKQEILQKAKMLALSSFKYGTTTIEIKSGYGLDYINEIKLLEVISDLKLETPQTIVATFLGAHDIPPEYSINRTGYINEITEQMLPEISKRNLATFCDVFSDNGYFTTNEARQIFLAAKQYGLQLKLHADELSSFGGAELASEVGAISADHLLRISNEGILSMLNNNVVATLLPGTAFFLGLDYAPARKMISEGLCVALGSDCNPGSNMCENLQMTMALATMGMKMTIEETICAVTINGAAALGLADKIGSIEVGKNADMLIFNCEDYPEIVYHYGINMISGIVKNGVFYKN, encoded by the coding sequence TTGAAAAATATATCAACTCTAGTAACTGTTGAATCACCATTAATGAGAAGAAGTGGAAATCAAATGCAAGATATTGGAGTTATTAAAAATGCTGATGTAGTTATTAACAATGATATAATTGAATTTGCTGGAACATCAGAATTAAATACTAATTCCGATTATGATGTTATAATTGATTGTTCAAATAAAACTGTAGTGCCAGGTTTTGTTGATTCACATACTCATATTGTCTTTTCTGGTGAAAGATCTGGTGAGTTAGTTAAAAGATTGAAAGGAGTAACATATATGCAAATAGCTGAAGAAGGAGGTGGAATAAAAAGTACTATGATGTCAGTTAGAAAAACATCTAAACAAGAGATTTTACAAAAAGCAAAAATGTTAGCTTTGAGCTCTTTTAAATATGGCACAACCACCATTGAAATTAAAAGTGGATATGGATTGGATTACATTAATGAAATTAAATTATTAGAAGTTATTTCTGATTTAAAACTTGAAACACCACAAACTATTGTTGCAACTTTTTTAGGAGCTCATGATATTCCACCAGAATATTCAATTAACCGTACTGGCTATATAAATGAGATAACTGAACAAATGCTCCCTGAAATTAGTAAAAGAAATTTGGCAACTTTTTGTGATGTATTTTCTGATAATGGATATTTTACTACTAATGAAGCAAGGCAAATATTTCTAGCAGCAAAGCAATATGGATTACAATTAAAACTGCATGCAGATGAATTATCTTCCTTTGGTGGTGCTGAGCTTGCTAGTGAAGTAGGTGCTATATCTGCTGATCATTTATTAAGAATTTCAAATGAGGGTATTCTATCAATGTTAAACAATAATGTAGTTGCAACATTACTTCCTGGGACAGCTTTCTTCCTTGGTTTAGATTATGCACCAGCAAGAAAAATGATTTCAGAAGGGCTTTGTGTTGCGCTTGGAAGTGATTGTAACCCAGGCTCAAATATGTGTGAGAATTTACAAATGACAATGGCACTTGCAACAATGGGAATGAAGATGACTATTGAAGAGACAATTTGTGCTGTCACAATAAATGGTGCTGCTGCTTTAGGTTTAGCAGATAAAATTGGATCTATTGAAGTTGGAAAAAACGCAGATATGTTAATTTTTAATTGTGAAGATTATCCTGAAATTGTTTATCATTATGGAATTAACATGATTTCAGGAATAGTAAAAAATGGGGTTTTTTACAAAAATTAA
- a CDS encoding SDR family NAD(P)-dependent oxidoreductase, with the protein MKKNVLITGSNKGIGYETARQLGLLGFKIFISGRNENSLNEACTNLANLGIDVSKLLIDVSDLQSIYKAEEKFSKLGFKIDVLINNAAILIKEDNSIFNMNTNLIEETIQTNCYGPINVTRTFLKHLNPFCKVINVSSGGGSMTDEIGGWSPFYCVSKSLLNSITRQMAYELKEKDISVNGVCPSWVKTDMGGQFATRMVSEGSETIVWLANEAPNELTGKFFRDKIQIPW; encoded by the coding sequence ATGAAGAAAAATGTATTAATCACTGGATCAAACAAAGGAATTGGATATGAAACAGCTCGTCAACTTGGATTGTTAGGTTTTAAAATTTTTATTTCAGGAAGAAATGAAAACTCATTAAATGAAGCTTGTACTAATTTAGCTAATTTAGGAATAGATGTATCAAAATTATTAATAGATGTAAGTGATTTACAAAGTATTTATAAAGCAGAAGAAAAATTTTCTAAATTAGGATTTAAGATTGATGTTTTAATTAATAATGCAGCAATACTTATTAAAGAAGATAATAGCATATTTAATATGAATACTAACTTGATAGAAGAAACAATTCAGACAAATTGTTATGGACCAATTAATGTTACTCGAACTTTTCTAAAACACCTAAATCCTTTTTGTAAAGTTATTAATGTATCGAGTGGGGGTGGATCTATGACAGATGAAATTGGTGGATGGTCTCCATTTTACTGTGTTTCTAAATCATTATTAAATTCAATTACACGTCAGATGGCATATGAACTTAAAGAGAAAGACATTTCAGTAAATGGAGTTTGTCCTAGTTGGGTTAAAACTGACATGGGTGGTCAGTTTGCTACAAGAATGGTAAGTGAAGGTTCAGAAACAATTGTTTGGTTAGCAAATGAAGCACCAAATGAACTAACTGGTAAATTTTTTAGAGATAAAATCCAAATACCTTGGTAA